Proteins from one Coturnix japonica isolate 7356 chromosome 5, Coturnix japonica 2.1, whole genome shotgun sequence genomic window:
- the BDKRB2 gene encoding B2 bradykinin receptor isoform X2 — protein MVLSNFPLSPVQARTRLGMVTITTENIMQLYNATVTQEFTISPAGFHNNSSVNQTNGFKCINPDTVKWLETFQPGFLWIIFILGTIENAFVLIVLCFHKSRCSVAEIYLANMAFADLMFVSSLPFWAINISNGFEWPFGLFLCKAVNTTSYMNFYSSIYFLTLVSIDRYLALVKTMSLGRMRRTTCAKWNSFIIWMCALFICLPTMIFRNLQYFKEFNITACSLDYPTPYWHPANNCLLNTVGFLIPLCVITYCTTQIIKALRSNNLQKLKLIQTERKATLLVLAVLLLFVICWLPFQISTLIDTICYIAQNLECLEEINDIVTQIAIYCAFSNSCLNPVLYVIVGKHFQKKAVEFYKELIPERCRKSQSVKTENSLDTLRTSISSEYLRKKSVLPLSQ, from the coding sequence GAATGGTTACCATcacaactgaaaacattatGCAACTTTACAATGCTACTGTCACACAGGAGTTTACCATCAGTCCTGCAGGTTTCCACAATAATTCAAGTGTGAATCAGACGAATGGATTCAAATGTATTAATCCAGATACAGTGAAATGGCTAGAGACTTTTCAGCCTGGATTCCTTTGGATTATATTTATCTTGGGAACAATAGAAAATGCCTTTGTTCTTATCGTCCTTTGCTTCCACAAGAGTCGCTGCTCTGTGGCTGAAATTTACCTAGCAAACATGGCATTTGCTGATCTAATGTTTGTTAGTTCTTTACCCTTCTGGGCCATTAATATTTCGAATGGTTTTGAGTGGCCTTTTGGCCTCTTCCTCTGTAAAGCTGTCAACACAACCAGCTACATGAACTTTTAttccagcatttattttctgacattaGTGAGCATTGACCGCTATCTCGCCTTGGTAAAAACCATGTCTCTGGGACGGATGCGGCGAACAACCTGTGCCAAGTGGAACAGCTTTATAATCTGGATGTGTGCATTGTTCATATGCTTACCTACAATGATATTCCGAAACTTGCAGTATTTCAAAGAGTTCAACATCACAGCCTGCTCTCTTGATTATCCAACCCCCTACTGGCACCCTGCAAACAATTGCCTGCTGAATACTGTGGGCTTCTTGATCCCACTCTGTGTAATCACCTACTGCACCACTCAGATCATCAAGGCCTTACGAAGTAATAATTTACAAAAACTGAAGTTAATCCAGACAGAGAGGAAAGCCACCTTGCTGGTCCTTGCTGTGCTCTTGTTGTTTGTCATTTGCTGGCTTCCATTCCAGATCAGCACTCTCATTGACACAATCTGCTACATAGCACAGAATTTAGAATGCCTTGAAGAAATCAATGACATTGTGACCCAGATAGCAATCTACTGTGCCTTTAGCAACAGTTGCTTGAACCCAGTCCTGTACGTTATCGTTGGGAAGCACttccaaaagaaagcagtggaaTTCTACAAGGAATTGATCCCAGAAAGGTGCAGAAAATCACAGTCTGTGAAGACAGAAAACTCCCTGGACACTTTAAGAACTTCCATTTCAAGTGAATATCTAAGGAAAAAGTCTGTTTTGCCATTATCACAATAG
- the BDKRB2 gene encoding B2 bradykinin receptor isoform X1, producing MVTITTENIMQLYNATVTQEFTISPAGFHNNSSVNQTNGFKCINPDTVKWLETFQPGFLWIIFILGTIENAFVLIVLCFHKSRCSVAEIYLANMAFADLMFVSSLPFWAINISNGFEWPFGLFLCKAVNTTSYMNFYSSIYFLTLVSIDRYLALVKTMSLGRMRRTTCAKWNSFIIWMCALFICLPTMIFRNLQYFKEFNITACSLDYPTPYWHPANNCLLNTVGFLIPLCVITYCTTQIIKALRSNNLQKLKLIQTERKATLLVLAVLLLFVICWLPFQISTLIDTICYIAQNLECLEEINDIVTQIAIYCAFSNSCLNPVLYVIVGKHFQKKAVEFYKELIPERCRKSQSVKTENSLDTLRTSISSEYLRKKSVLPLSQ from the coding sequence ATGGTTACCATcacaactgaaaacattatGCAACTTTACAATGCTACTGTCACACAGGAGTTTACCATCAGTCCTGCAGGTTTCCACAATAATTCAAGTGTGAATCAGACGAATGGATTCAAATGTATTAATCCAGATACAGTGAAATGGCTAGAGACTTTTCAGCCTGGATTCCTTTGGATTATATTTATCTTGGGAACAATAGAAAATGCCTTTGTTCTTATCGTCCTTTGCTTCCACAAGAGTCGCTGCTCTGTGGCTGAAATTTACCTAGCAAACATGGCATTTGCTGATCTAATGTTTGTTAGTTCTTTACCCTTCTGGGCCATTAATATTTCGAATGGTTTTGAGTGGCCTTTTGGCCTCTTCCTCTGTAAAGCTGTCAACACAACCAGCTACATGAACTTTTAttccagcatttattttctgacattaGTGAGCATTGACCGCTATCTCGCCTTGGTAAAAACCATGTCTCTGGGACGGATGCGGCGAACAACCTGTGCCAAGTGGAACAGCTTTATAATCTGGATGTGTGCATTGTTCATATGCTTACCTACAATGATATTCCGAAACTTGCAGTATTTCAAAGAGTTCAACATCACAGCCTGCTCTCTTGATTATCCAACCCCCTACTGGCACCCTGCAAACAATTGCCTGCTGAATACTGTGGGCTTCTTGATCCCACTCTGTGTAATCACCTACTGCACCACTCAGATCATCAAGGCCTTACGAAGTAATAATTTACAAAAACTGAAGTTAATCCAGACAGAGAGGAAAGCCACCTTGCTGGTCCTTGCTGTGCTCTTGTTGTTTGTCATTTGCTGGCTTCCATTCCAGATCAGCACTCTCATTGACACAATCTGCTACATAGCACAGAATTTAGAATGCCTTGAAGAAATCAATGACATTGTGACCCAGATAGCAATCTACTGTGCCTTTAGCAACAGTTGCTTGAACCCAGTCCTGTACGTTATCGTTGGGAAGCACttccaaaagaaagcagtggaaTTCTACAAGGAATTGATCCCAGAAAGGTGCAGAAAATCACAGTCTGTGAAGACAGAAAACTCCCTGGACACTTTAAGAACTTCCATTTCAAGTGAATATCTAAGGAAAAAGTCTGTTTTGCCATTATCACAATAG
- the BDKRB1 gene encoding B1 bradykinin receptor: MTETPLLSIPYSNQSENKSNSTACPDLDNWWEIVYYLVPKCIDIVCITGILGNLLVLFVYLMHKSPLKISETYLVNLAVADLIFLVCLPFWAENIRNEYNWPFGNFLCRSASASIHLNMYTSIYLLVAVSLDRYLTFVHTLTHRRIRTKATAKGICLLTWIFGILLSVPTFMFRNVKHLPELNISACVLDFPTPSWTMANRLIFNIVGFAVPSTVIIVFNFHTIRSLQEHTKEQRAFRTKCCKDLRDTKAARSIFLVVLMFLVCWTPYHLVTFLDILFQMKLIQGCFWEDFLNFGEQFSSTLALTSSCINPIIYVFAGKYFRQKALEVFSQFFCCGRFLSQVSFQEKLSYFNLFPLKSSLTS; the protein is encoded by the coding sequence atgactgaaactCCTCTACTGAGCATTCCCTACTCAAACCAGAGTGAAAACAAGAGCAACTCAACTGCTTGCCCAGACTTGGATAACTGGTGGGAAATCGTGTACTACTTAGTACCTAAGTGTATCGACATCGTCTGTATTACTGGAATTCTTGGAAATCTATTAGTTCTCTTTGTTTACTTAATGCACAAGAGCCCCCTGAAGATATCTGAAACCTATCTTGTGAACCTAGCTGTTGCTGATCTTATTTTCCTGGTATGTCTCCCTTTCTGGGCAGAGAACATCCGAAATGAGTATAACTGGCCATTTGGAAATTTTCTTTGTCGTAGTGCCAGCGCATCCATCCACCTAAACATGTACACGAGCATTTACTTGCTAGTAGCAGTCAGTCTGGATCGCTATTTGACTTTTGTTCATACCTTGACACACAGAAGAATACGTACTAAAGCTACAGCCAAAGGGATCTGCTTGCTCACCTGGATCTTTGGGATTCTTCTCAGCGTCCCAACCTTTATGTTTCGGAATGTGAAACACCTTCCTGAGTTGAATATCTCTGCATGTGTTTTAGACTTCCCCACCCCATCATGGACAATGGCTAATCGTCTGATATTCAACATAGTGGGGTTTGCAGTGCCATCAACAGTAATAATCGTCTTCAATTTCCATACCATTCGCTCCCTACAGGaacacacaaaagaacaaagagcaTTCAGGACAAAGTGTTGCAAGGACCTCAGAGACACAAAGGCCGCAAGGTCGATCTTCTTAGTGGTATTGATGTTTCTTGTGTGCTGGACTCCTTACCATCTTGTTACATTCCTTGATATATTATTCCAGATGAAACTGATACAAGGCTGTTTCTGGGAGGATTTTCTCAATTTTGGTGAACAGTTTAGTTCTACTCTGGCTCTCACCAGCAGCTGCATTAACCCAATAATTTATGTCTTTGCTGGGAAATATTTCAGGCAAAAAGCTTTAGAAgttttttcacagtttttctgctgtgggCGTTTTTTGAGCCAAGTATCCTTCCAAGAAAAGCTTTCATATTTCAATTTGTTTCCACTCAAGAGTAGTTTAACTTCGTGA